Part of the Sulfoacidibacillus ferrooxidans genome, CCCTACTAGGGAGAATAGGGAAGTTCAATAAAAAAGAACGCGGAGCCCGCCACTGTAGTCGAGGAGCAACTACAAAGCCACTGGATCATCTGGGAAGGCTGTAGTAAGCGATGAATCGTAGCCAGGAGACCTGCCTGAAGAATCAACGATCATTGAGAATTGGCAAAAACCTCAACTCTTTTTGAGTTGAGGTTTTTGTGTGGGCGGATATCCCCTTTTTTGAATGGAGCTTTGCATTTTTTAGAGAGGTGACTTAATAGATGGTGTGTACTTTCACTTATAGCCTCTCGTCATTGGAAGGTTCTTGAAGAGACAAAAGCGGCGTAATTCGTTGATCCGCTTGATGGTGGAGGTACACCCTACCTGCAACATGAGGAGATAGGAGCGTAAACGGTTACCTGGGTCGGTGATATGGATGTCTCGAGCGGCATACCTGCTACTCAGTCAGGACGCGGTTCCAGAAAGGTCGATCAACCAGAACTTATCGATGAAAGTCCAGTCCCTGCCAACCAGGATGAGGATGCCTCCGAAATAGTGAGGCGATAAAGGATAGAGTGGGTTAGACTCTCCATCGCGATGATTGGGGTAGTGAAATATCAAGTATTTTTCGGATCTTTATGATATTTTTCATCGGATTTCGAATTACAATTTTTAATTCTCGACCTTATCCAGACAAGGTCACTACACGAGCGGTGGAGGTAATAACAAAAATCTTAAGATTAAAATCCCTTAAAGTATCAATAAAAATCCAATGACGAGAGGCTACAATTTGGATAGGAGGAAACGTAGAATGATAAAAAGAACAAGTGCCAATCAGCCATGGCACATAGAACGAAACGGGATCAATGGGGTTCCAGATACTGAGAAGACAGGATGTCCTATGGATTTGTTCTGGATTTGGTTTGCGGCTAATATCGGCATTTTGAATGTTTTGTACGGGGGTATTATCGTAAGCTATCAGTTAAGTTTTTTACAATCATTATTGGCTGCTGGAATTGGTTCTCTGTCTTTTGTTATCGTTGGGATATTGAGCATCGCTGGACGGGATGGAAGTGCGCCCATGCTAACCTTATCACGAGCCGTATTTGGCGATCGTGGAAATGTTCTACCTACCATCGTGAGTTGGATAAACCTCCTCGGCTGGGAATCTGTTTCTGTTATTATTGGAACCTTATCGCTAGAGGCATTACTTCAAGCAGTTGTAGGTGGTAAGACCTCGATTTTCATTTCTGTTGTGAGTTTGGTTATCTTTAGTGGGTTAGTGATTGCATTTGGGTTTTTAGGACAAGCAACGCTTGTCCTAATCCAGAAAATATTCAGTTGGGTATTTGGCTTACTTACTTTTGGTGTAATTGTATTGTTATTTAAAGGTGTTGATTGGAATGAATTATGGATAGCTCCGAGCGGACATTGGATCAGTGGTTTTCTTCCTGCTGTTTCGATTATCATTGCTGGAACCGGAATCAGTTGGGGTAATGTTGCTGCTGACTATAGTCGATATCTACCACGCACGGTTAAGAAGAGTACCATTGTCCAGATGGTAACCTCAGGTAGTTTCATTCCTGTCTTTATTTTGATGATGGTGGGGGTAGTTCTGACATATCGTAGCCCTGGTTTTACGACCGCTGAAAATCCGATAGCAGCCATAGAGAATTTCTTGCCCAAATGGATGATGATTCCTTATCTTATCGCGGCAGTAGGAGGAATGCTTGCACAGGCGAATTTGGGACTTTATTCTTCTGGATTGAATCTTTTGACGATGGGTGTACGTACAGCACGACACAAAACGATCATTATTGATGCCATCGTTATGATCTCGATAACAATGTACGTATTATTTATTCATCAAGATTTCCTGGGTTCGTTTGAGTCTTTTATGAGCCTTGGTGGTGTTGGTCTTGCCTCATGGGAAGCGGTATTTCTTGTGGATCAGTGGATTCTTCGTAAGAAATTTGAATACCCATCATACGACTTTGAGCATGGGGATAAAGGAAAGATTCAATGGTATCAAAGTTTCAATGGATGGGCTTTGATGTGTTGGTTTTTTGGCATAACCGTGGGTCTGCTTTTTACTAATTCACCACTCTTTAATGGACTGTTATCTAAGGGAATTTTTAAAGGAAGTAATATGGGGGTTTTGTTTGCATTTTTAATGAGCGGAGTCCTTTATAGTGTCATACTCGTTACACTCAGAACCCACGCATCCTTAGATCATGCAAAGTCTACGCATCTTTAGATCTGAAATCAGCAGAAATGAAGGTCGACGTGGGAATGCAACTTATATGTTTATATAGGTTATCTTGACATTTCATACTTGTACTAGCATATGGATTCGTCCTGGGAATCGTCCTAATATGCCTTCAGCCATCATTTGTACGGCAATCACAGCTAGTAGTAGTCCCATCAAAGGGAAAATCACATGAATTTCCGTGTAACTAATACGTCAACTAATGTTATTCGCATAGTAAAAAACGATAAAAGTCATTGCAAGTACAAGAGTACATCCAATACATACTGCAATTGAATTTGTCATGAAATCAGACCCGGTCGATCGTGCCATGCTGTAGCCATTGTCCACCCAGCTAATAAGGGGGTCCTCATGGAGTTGAAAGAGGTTCCTTTTCTATACTTGCTTCTCCTGCTACAACTTGAAGGATAGGAACAGTGGTTGGAGTGGGATGCAGTAGGCGATGAGCAATACCATAAATCAAGATTCCTCTTGCTACGCAAAAAGCAGCTACTGAAATTCCAAATACATGTAAAATTGTATGACCAAGTAGTAGAAACATCACAAAAATCAAAAAGGCGATGGTAACTGTTTTGCATGCTGTTGTAAGTTGTTCTATTGCATGATGTCGTTCCATGAGTCTTAAGAAAATAGGGTAGGGGCGATCCGAAGTGACGCCTGAAAAGAAAAGCCACATAAGCCGTAATGGTAGAAATACGATGACGCAGGGATCCATGAGTTAGGAAGCTTCGCTGGTGACGGCAAGAAACTCCCCTCTCAAGTGCACAGCGATGCGTGGGGGGATTCATTGTGGATCCTCAAGAATATAAAGAACGAGTAGAGCTTTATACTCGAAAAATGAAGATTCTACTAAGCCACAGTTGTTCAAAGCCATGATGCAATTTCATTGTACCCTTGGCTTTGAACAACTGTCTGCGAAATTTTAAAATATTTTACACGCCGAACAATCTCGTAATCATGGGTGAGTACGGCGTTTTTTATTGTTTTGCTTGGCTATCCATTGAAGATAACGAGCCATGCCTAAAGGTGTGCCAAGAAGTAAAACAGCAAAAAGTAAGGCAAGAATACCCCCTATAGATCCATTCCAATCGTCGGTAGTTAGTGAATGATACACCACTCCTGTACCATATGTACCTACGATCGTGATGATCAAGACAAGCCAAATGGGGGGAAGGAACCAAGGACGCTCATGTCGTGCATGCGTTGAAGGCACATTAGCCACGTGCCTTCCTCTCCCTTCGTTTCACTTTCTCCTCACGATAATAATCTCTCCAGATCAAGCGATAGACTCCAAGCCACCGCGGAATTGATCTTAGTCCTGGAATAAAGGGAGTAAACATGAGAAGACCTGTCACCAAGAGGATCGTCACAACAACCATTAAATCACCAGAAGAAGAAGTACTATACGGAGGAATTTGATATAACAAAGTGTAATACCACAGCCATACTGCTCCAGGATAATTCCCGGTTTCCTTCATGATTCCCCATTCGCCACCAAGCATATTCAGTTTACTCGCGTAGACACTATCTACGTTTCCCTGAAAAAGCAAAAGTGACTTCGTCCGATTCAGAATAGGCGTTGGCCCTTTGGAACCGTCAATCGCTGCTTCAAGCAATCCACTTTGTGCAATATTTAGATATTCATTTACCATGGCAGGAACAGGACCATACAATGCGCTTTGACCTGGAATTGCAAATTGTCCATGTATGATCGTTGCAGTAGATAAGTGGTTTTCTACGGATTTCACCCATTGCTGCTGTTGTGCAGACGTTGCCGTATTCCAAGTAGCCAGAGTATACGTGATCTGCGGGTTTACGTGGCTCATTCGCTCTAAAGGGCGAATGACATCCGTATAGGCAGGTGTGAT contains:
- a CDS encoding purine-cytosine permease family protein; translation: MIKRTSANQPWHIERNGINGVPDTEKTGCPMDLFWIWFAANIGILNVLYGGIIVSYQLSFLQSLLAAGIGSLSFVIVGILSIAGRDGSAPMLTLSRAVFGDRGNVLPTIVSWINLLGWESVSVIIGTLSLEALLQAVVGGKTSIFISVVSLVIFSGLVIAFGFLGQATLVLIQKIFSWVFGLLTFGVIVLLFKGVDWNELWIAPSGHWISGFLPAVSIIIAGTGISWGNVAADYSRYLPRTVKKSTIVQMVTSGSFIPVFILMMVGVVLTYRSPGFTTAENPIAAIENFLPKWMMIPYLIAAVGGMLAQANLGLYSSGLNLLTMGVRTARHKTIIIDAIVMISITMYVLFIHQDFLGSFESFMSLGGVGLASWEAVFLVDQWILRKKFEYPSYDFEHGDKGKIQWYQSFNGWALMCWFFGITVGLLFTNSPLFNGLLSKGIFKGSNMGVLFAFLMSGVLYSVILVTLRTHASLDHAKSTHL
- a CDS encoding MarC family protein, which gives rise to MSYTEIHVIFPLMGLLLAVIAVQMMAEGILGRFPGRIHMLVQV
- a CDS encoding MarC family protein, which gives rise to MDPCVIVFLPLRLMWLFFSGVTSDRPYPIFLRLMERHHAIEQLTTACKTVTIAFLIFVMFLLLGHTILHVFGISVAAFCVARGILIYGIAHRLLHPTPTTVPILQVVAGEASIEKEPLSTP